CCTCGCGAGGGTGAGCGCAGCGCCGCCGGCCGACGCGCCGACACGGGTTGTGGCTACCGTGACCGAATCGTGAAATGATCACCAGCGCAGTCCTTCTCAGGGCATAGATGCACGTCAGGGCGAATATTCACCGATTCGCCCGGCACTGATCACCGCAGGGTGCCGGCAATGCGGACGCAATGTTGCGTTCTTGCATATGCAAGAGCAGAATCCCATCTACTCTTAGGTCGGACCACCGATCCGACGAGCGAAGTTCGGAGATCAGATGATGGCGGTGCAACCGATGCGGAATCCGGATATCTTCGGAGCGCGGCGATGACCACTTCGATAGCCAGTGCGTTACCCGCGGCCCCGCAATTGCTGTGCGCGTTCCAGGGACGGCGTTTCCAGGACCGGGAGCTGCTGCGGTCCGCGCGAGCGCTGGCCGATCTGCACGCGCGTCGCGCGCAGGTCGCGGATCCGATTCTGCTGGCGGAAATCGACTGCCGTCGTAGCGAACTCATCGACGACATCAACGAGTGGGTCGAAAGCGAACTACCCGGTTATCGCGCGGGTGTCGCGCTGCGGACCGATATCCTCGGCCCGATGGTCGACCGCATGGCCGGTAGCTGGGTCGCCGCCAATCGCGCCATCGACCGCGACGGCGCTCGCAGCGACACCACCCACAAGCACTGGTACCACCTCGCCGAACTGGTCGACGGCTACACCGATCTGGTCAGTGGCGTCGCGAAGTGCGAGGCGCCGGTCGCGCGCAGCGGGCGGTGAGCGCCCCGCACTCCGGCGTCGGGACCGTGGCCGTCCTATGGTGCGGATAGTCTGAATACATGTCTGTGCGCACCCGCAAGCCACTCGTCCCCGGAACGCTCTCGCCCGTCCGCGAGGTGCCGCGCTCGATCGAGCGGCCGGAGTACGCGTGGAAGAAGACCGTCAACGAGGGTCGCGAGCCGTGGGTGCAGACGCCGGAGACCATCGAGAAGATGCGGTTGGCCAGCAAGCTGGCCGCGCAGGCGCTGCAGGAAGCCGGTCGGGCGGTCGAGCCCGGCGTCACCACCGATCATCTCGACGCCATCGTGCACGAGTACCTGTGCGATCACGGCGCCTACCCCTCGACCCTGGGATACAAGGGTTTCCCCAAGTCCTGCTGCACCTCGCTGAACGAGGTGATCTGCCACGGCATTCCGGACTCGACCGTGATCGAGGACGGTGACATCGTCAATATCGACGTCACCGCCTATATCGACGGGGTCCACGGCGACACCAACGCCACCTTCCTGTCCGGAGACGTCGACGAGGAAGCGCGCCTGCTGGTCGAGCGGACCCACGAGGCGACCATGCGGGCCATCAAGGCGGTCCGCCCGGGCCGGGCGCTCAACGTCATCGGCCGCGTGATCGAGTCCTACGCCAACCGCTTCGGCTACGGCGTGGTCCGCGATTTCACCGGCCACGGCGTGGGCCCCACCTTCCACAGCGGCCTGGTCATCCTGCACTACGACCAGCCGGCCATCGAATCGGTGATCGAAACCGGTATGACCTTCACGATCGAGCCGATGATCAACCTCGGCGGCATCGATTACGAGATCTGGGACGACGGCTGGACCGTGGTCACCAAGGACCGCGAATGGACCGCCCAGTTCGAGCACACCCTGGTCGTCACCGAGGAAGGCGCCGAAATCCTCACGCTTCCATGACAACCGTGGCGGCGGCGACGGGAACGCCGAGGTGAAGGGCGCGCTACTGATCGCGGGCACCACCTCCGACGCCGGCAAGAGCG
The genomic region above belongs to Nocardia spumae and contains:
- the map gene encoding type I methionyl aminopeptidase, translated to MSVRTRKPLVPGTLSPVREVPRSIERPEYAWKKTVNEGREPWVQTPETIEKMRLASKLAAQALQEAGRAVEPGVTTDHLDAIVHEYLCDHGAYPSTLGYKGFPKSCCTSLNEVICHGIPDSTVIEDGDIVNIDVTAYIDGVHGDTNATFLSGDVDEEARLLVERTHEATMRAIKAVRPGRALNVIGRVIESYANRFGYGVVRDFTGHGVGPTFHSGLVILHYDQPAIESVIETGMTFTIEPMINLGGIDYEIWDDGWTVVTKDREWTAQFEHTLVVTEEGAEILTLP